The Mycolicibacterium brumae DNA window GCCGAGTTGCTCGCGCTGGTGGAGGCGCTGCCCGCCGCGGCCGCCGCGCACGACCGCGAAGGCTGGGTGGGCGCCTTCGCCGACGACGCCCGGGTGGAATACCCGGTGGGCGCCCGCGCGCACACCGGACGCCGGGACATCGAGCGGTTCTACGACACCTTCATCGCGCCGAACCGGATCCGGTATCACCGCGACGTCGACATCGTCAGCGGCCGCACGGTGCTGCGGGACCTCACCGTCGAACTGACCACCGGTTCGGATCTGACGCTGGGCATCCCGGCCTACCTGCGCTACGCCATCGACGACGGCAACCGGATCAGCGAGCTGCAGGCGTTCTGGGAGTTGCCCGGCGCGCTGTGGCGATTCATCCGCAGCGGCCGCGCGGCGATCCCGGCCGGCTTCGGCATCGGCCGGGAATTGTTGGTGAACCAGGGCCCGGCCGGGGCGCTGGGCATGGTCCAGGGTTTACGCCGGCGGACCGGCCGCGCCGACCGGGCACTCGGCGACGCGCTGCTGGCGGCGCTGGCCGGGGGCGACCAACTCGCGGTGCGCCGGTTGCTGGGCCGCACCCCGCTGGTCAGCATCGGCGACGACATCCCGGTGGGCCTGGACGACTTGGGCCGGCGGCTGCGCGCGGCGACCTGGGCCAAGCGGATCGACACCGGCGGGTCGTCGGTGGTCGCGACCTGCGGCGGCGACGGCCGCGGCGTGCTGCTGCTGGATTTCGGCGGAGCCGAGGACGAGTCGGGCGAGCCCGCGATCAGCCGGCTGCGGTACTACATCCAACACATCTAGGTCAGCCGCTTGCGGCGGTACAGCGTGCCGACGGCCAGCAGCACCAGGCTGACCAGCAGGATCGCGGTGGCAAGCACATTGATCTGCGGCGGCACGGCGGCCTTCACCGACGCGTTGACGAACAGCGGATAGGTCACCGTGGAGCCGCTGACGAAGTAGGTGATGATGAAGTCGTCGAGCGACAGCGCGAACGACAGCATGGCCGCGGCCACGATGCCCGGCACGATCAGCGGCAGCGTGACCTTGAAGAACGTCCGGGTCGGGCTGGCGCCGAGGTCCAGCGACGCGTCCTCCAGCGTCCAGTCGAAGCCGCGGACCCGGGCCCGCACCGTCATCGCGATGAAGCTGATCTCGAACGCCACGTGCGCGATCAACACCGTGGTGAAGCCCGTCGGCCAGCCCAGGTCCAGAAACAGGGTCAGCAGCGACGCGCCCATCACCACCTCGGGCGCGGTCAGCGGCAGCACCAGGAACGTCTCGACCGCCTTGGAGCCCCGGAAACGCTGGCGCACCAGGGCGATCGCCAGCAGCGAGCCCAGCACGATCGCGATCGCGGTGGACAGCGCCGCCACCTGCAGGCTGGTCACCATGGCCTTGGTCAGCGCCGGATACTTGAACGGGTCCGCCCAGTTGTCCAGGGTGAATCCCTGCCAGCTGTAGTTGAACTTGCCGGCAGGTTTGTTGAACGAGAACAGCACGATCACGAAGATCGGCAGGAAGATATAGAGCATCACCAGGCCGGCGACCACGCGCAGCCCGATGTCGGCGAAGCGCCCCGTCCTCACGTCAGCTCCTCGGTGCCCAGCGCGCGGGTGTAGGAAAGGACGCCGACCAGGATCATCGCCATCAGCAGGAAGCTCAGCGCCGCGGCGGCCGGGTAATCCTTGACCACCAGGAACTGCTTCTGGATGACGTTGCCGATCATGGTGGTCTGGGTGCTGCCCAGGTAGTCGGCGTTGATGAAGTCACCCATCGCCGGGATGAACACCAGCAGGCTGCCGGCCAGCACGCCGGGCATCGACAGCGGCAGGATCACCTTCCGGAACGCCCGGGCCCCCGACGAGTACAGGTCCCGGGAGGCCTCCAGCAGCCGCGGGTCCATCTTCTCCAGGCTGACGTACAGCGGCAGGATCATGAACGTCATCGAGTTGTAGACCAGCCCGCCGATCACCGCCCACGGTGTGGACAGCAGCCGCCCGTCGACCAGCCCGAGGGTGTCCAGCACCTGCACCACGAACCCGTTGTCGGCGAAGATCGTTTTCCAGGCCAGGGTCCGGACCAGGAAGGTGACGAAGAACGGCAGGATCACCAGGCCGAGCAGCAGGTTCTTGTACCGGCCGGATTTGAACGCGATGACATAGGCCAGCGGGTAGGACAGCAGCAGCGAGATGACCGTCGCGGCGAACGCATAGGTCAGCGACCGGACGATCTGGTCGGAGTACAGCGTGAACGCGTCGGCGTAATTGCCCCAGTTCCAGGCGAACGTCAGCGTCGGCAGATAGACCGAACCGGCCATCTCCGACAGCGAGGTGCGAAACAGCGAAT harbors:
- a CDS encoding nuclear transport factor 2 family protein, coding for MSEPAPTRAELLALVEALPAAAAAHDREGWVGAFADDARVEYPVGARAHTGRRDIERFYDTFIAPNRIRYHRDVDIVSGRTVLRDLTVELTTGSDLTLGIPAYLRYAIDDGNRISELQAFWELPGALWRFIRSGRAAIPAGFGIGRELLVNQGPAGALGMVQGLRRRTGRADRALGDALLAALAGGDQLAVRRLLGRTPLVSIGDDIPVGLDDLGRRLRAATWAKRIDTGGSSVVATCGGDGRGVLLLDFGGAEDESGEPAISRLRYYIQHI
- a CDS encoding ABC transporter permease translates to MLYIFLPIFVIVLFSFNKPAGKFNYSWQGFTLDNWADPFKYPALTKAMVTSLQVAALSTAIAIVLGSLLAIALVRQRFRGSKAVETFLVLPLTAPEVVMGASLLTLFLDLGWPTGFTTVLIAHVAFEISFIAMTVRARVRGFDWTLEDASLDLGASPTRTFFKVTLPLIVPGIVAAAMLSFALSLDDFIITYFVSGSTVTYPLFVNASVKAAVPPQINVLATAILLVSLVLLAVGTLYRRKRLT
- a CDS encoding ABC transporter permease, with protein sequence MAGVATSSRQRSRIAPYLMILPALAYLAIFFVVPFYSLFRTSLSEMAGSVYLPTLTFAWNWGNYADAFTLYSDQIVRSLTYAFAATVISLLLSYPLAYVIAFKSGRYKNLLLGLVILPFFVTFLVRTLAWKTIFADNGFVVQVLDTLGLVDGRLLSTPWAVIGGLVYNSMTFMILPLYVSLEKMDPRLLEASRDLYSSGARAFRKVILPLSMPGVLAGSLLVFIPAMGDFINADYLGSTQTTMIGNVIQKQFLVVKDYPAAAALSFLLMAMILVGVLSYTRALGTEELT